The segment ACGTGCAACTCGATCCCGAACGCGTCGCTGCGATGATGCGCTACAACGAGGCGCTCAAGGATGCCGGCGTCCTGATCACGCTCGACGGTCTGCACCCTCCGTCGATGGGCGCGCGCGTGTCGTTTGCGACCGGCGAGCCAATCGTCACCGACGGCCCCTTCACCGAGGCCAAGGAGGTTTTGGGCGGTTACTGGATGATCGAGGTCGCTTCGCGCGCGGAGGCGATCGCCTGGGCCAAGAAGTGCCCGGCATCGCCCAACGAGGTGATCGAGATCCGCCAGGTGCAGGAAATGTCCGATTTCTCGCCGGAGGTGC is part of the Bradyrhizobium commune genome and harbors:
- a CDS encoding YciI family protein; this translates as MRFMMLMIPLGYETAPPDVQLDPERVAAMMRYNEALKDAGVLITLDGLHPPSMGARVSFATGEPIVTDGPFTEAKEVLGGYWMIEVASRAEAIAWAKKCPASPNEVIEIRQVQEMSDFSPEVQEAAAGFGDLKK